The Nomascus leucogenys isolate Asia chromosome 21, Asia_NLE_v1, whole genome shotgun sequence genomic sequence CGGCCCGGCCTCTTGGGCGGTCCAGCTGTCTTCGGGTTCTTTTTGGAGAACAGAACTGAGGTTCTCCTGCCCACCTCATGTGCGGGGGTTGAGGACATGTTGGGACCCAGGCCtggagcagagaaagaaagaaaggagagttGGTGAGGGGCCTGATTTGAGAAGAGTAGATATCCAGGGTCATGCCCTGGGTATATAGGACCATTACTCCAGCTAAAGTTGGGGAGATCATTTTAGGGGCTTGGAGTTTGGAACATGAACTCTTATACAAATAGCCAGAGAGGCAGCTAAGAGGCCCCCGATTGGGGAATGAGGGAGAAAGTACAGCTAGCTGTGTAGGAGGGACCTCTGCCTGGGGAATGGCAGGGGTTGAGTGTGTGCTGCAGAGCCAAAGTCTGACTTGCTTTGGGGTCCACCTTGCCATGAGATTCAGACCTTTGCTTGTCTCCTGGCTGCTGCTCTCCTCTGCCGCACTATCTGTCTGCCCATCCTTGTCACAGGCTGCCGGGTGGGGTGTCAGACTGCCCCGGCCCGAGGGGCCATGCCGCTCAGGGCCATCACGTCCAGTCTCTCGCTGATGGGCAAGCTTCCGCCGCAGTGCCGTCATCTCTTTCTTGATCATCTTCGCACGCCGTGAGCGGCCCACACTCTGCTTGCTGGCATTCACTTCGTCCAGCCGCTCCAGCAGCAGCTTCAGCTGCTCTTCCACTGGCAGGTGCTTCTGGTTCTCCAGCAAGACCAGCCGCTCTTCCTCAGCTGCTAGGGGTAGGGTTGGAGGGGAAAGGTCAGACTCAGGGCAGCCCTCAGGGCCCCTTGAACCTGGGCAGGCAGCAAGAAACCCACTCATCCCCCATCGGCTTCTCACCAGGAACAGCTGTAAAATAGCAGCACCAAGATGTGGAATGGCGGGCACTGCTATCCATTCACCCAGTCTGGCTTCTTGGGGAGCATTCCTGGGGATAGCTTGCCACTAGCTGCTTTCTGCCTACACTGCCTGCTCCCAGGAGGGGACTTTTGGAAAGCTGTCCATCCCTGGCATTGGCctcttatatgtgtgtgtgacatATCACCCACCATCTTCAGTGTGGTGTGTGGCCTCATCTCCAGCCAGGCTGTGGGGGATATGCATGCCCGTCTCAAAGTCAATGCCCATTTTTTCTGCCTGGCGCCGGGCCTGGCGGAGCACAGCACCACCCTGCTCACGAAGCCGCACTGCTGCCCGGTAGAAGATGGTGTCCTTGGCATTATACTTGAGGCAGTTGCTGACGATGAGGTTGAAGTCCTCCTCAAAATCATCAAAATTCAGGTAGCGGTAAGCCTCCAAGTTCTGCTTCATGGTGAAAAAGTCCATGGGCTTTTTGATGTGGTCTAGGTAGTCAGGTacctgggagggcagggcaggttTGTTTTAAGTGGAGATATCCTCCTCATTGCCCCCAACCCTGCTCCTAACAAGCCCCCCTGAAATACATCCAGCAACCTCCTCCCACCACAGTTAGAGGCAGGCATATAGCACAGGGGAAAGGAAAGCTGGATTCTGGTCCTGACTTTACCAGtcacaagctgtgtgactttggcaagtctcttcacctctctgggcctacTTTTCCTCTCCTGGAAAATGATGAAAGTAGAGCCAAATATACTTTCTAGACCACATGAGGCTTTAGTAAGAAAATGGCTTGGGGACTCCTCTGAAAATAAACACCACCTTGCATTCCTATAGCTCTTTTTACTTAACAGTAACTTATAAGGAGGCTGCTGCCTCAGGCCTCTCATTTTATACCTTTTAGAGAGAAGAGTCTGCCAGTCAGGACCTAGGGCTTCAGAGCTGGTTCTTTAGGTGCTGAGCCTTCTAAAGTCTCCGTTCTAGGGTTCAGCACCCCGAAAGTGTCTTCCTGCCCTGGGATTATTCATTTGGCAGACTCAGTCCCTGCCTCTGGGGAAGGAGTGCAGACTGCCTCCCATTCTGGGCCCTTGGGGTGTGACAGGGACAAGACAGAGTCCAGGTGATACATGTGGCTCCAGTTCATCCTGCCCCAGAGCCACCAGCCCCTCTCTTCAAGGTCCCCATCTAGTCCCTGGCCCAGACCTGCAGCAGGGGTCCAACTgggagaggaacagagagaaggtGGAGTGAGGGGAAGGGATTCTTACTTCGTCCAATTCGGTTACCTCAGACAGAGGGACCGGCTCGCTGAAGATGTTGCCTGTGTCCTTCTCTTGGAGCTGCTCCAAGGTTTTGCGAAGGAGGATGAGGAAAGGGGTCAGCTGCATCTCCATGGCAATCTGCTGAACCTTGATCTAACACAGAAAAAGGCCTGATCAGCCAGGCCTCGGCCAGTTCAGTGGCAGAGAGGTCTGAGGATATGGTCCCAGCTGGCCTGGGAACCTGCCTTCTTTCCCACCCTCACAGCTGGGTGTACTCATACAGGTCTACCTTCTACGAGGCTCCACCCAGGGAAACTTGCACCAACAACTCTGGCTTCCCCCTTTCTTGAACTACCAGCACCAGCTACCTATGTCACGTAACTGAGGATTCTGTTCATACGCTCCCGTGACATTCTGCTTCCAGCAGAACTAAAAGCACACCGAGCACCAGGAGACCTGACTCCAGCGTCAGGCCTGCTGCTATCTGGCTGGAGGACACACACTTTTCCTTCTCCtgggtctatttttttttttttttgagacggagtctcgctctgtcacccaggctggagtgcaatggcgcgatctcggctcactgcaagcccctcctcccaggttcaagccattctcctgcctcagcctcccgagtagctgggactacaggtgcctgccaccacgcctgactaattttttgctttttcctttataaaataggGCTGGCCCAGGAGCACTCACCGTCTCCCTTTTGAGTTTTTCCCGCTTGCGGATCAATTCCACCAGCAGCCGAGCTCGCTCCAAGTCATGCCGGAGCCGCTGCCAGGACTTGAGCTGTTCTTTAAGGGCCCAGTTCTTATCCTCAGAATCTCTCTGTAGAGGCAAAAGGAAGATCAGGGGATGATTAGAAAGCCAGAGGAAAGGTCAACAGGGAGAAGAGAGCCCAGGAAACTCAGGTCAAGCCAAAAAAGGGAGCACAGTAATTTATTGGTAGTGCCTCAATCAGTGTGTCCCCAAGGCCTAGAAGAATAAATGCTTGGTCTGTGTTcgttgaatgaatacataaacacATAGGAACAACATCTTTTCATTGAGGATTCCATGCTGATCCTGGTTTGAGGGCTAGCTTAAAGGACGAAAgagtcaggccgggcgcggtggctcatgcttgtaatcccagcactttgggaggccgaggtgggcggatcacaaggtcaggagatccagaccacggtgaaaccccgtctctactaaaaatgcaaaaagttagccgggcgtggtggcgggcgcctgtagtcccagctactcggagaggctgaggcaggagaatggcgtgaacccgggaggcggagcttggagcttgcagtgagccgagattgcgccatgcactccagcctgggtgacagagcgagactccgtctcaaaaaaaaaaaaaaaaaagggaggaaaaagtcTAAGCCCTCTGACACTGGAAACTACAGTTGCAAATTCTGGTTTTTGTCCCCTTGGCCCTAGTTCCCAGAGCCCACAGGGAACTGGACACAGTACCCCAACTTGGTCACAGTTCctctgagactgcaggtgtgtcTGCAGGCGACGTAGCAATGGGACCCCATTCCGTGACTGCCTCTTCAGTGTCCAGTAGCTGTGCAGCCTCTGCATGAACTGGCTCTTCCTTTGGATGGTCAGGCGGTTGGTGATTTTactaagcctgggaggcaggaaaCAAAGAGTAAAACCTGTTGGGCCCTGATTCTCTTAAGCAGAACAAGGGTCTCTGGCCAGCAGAGTTCCTGAATGGGGATGAAGGGAGAGTATCTCTTATCCAAAAGGCCTGGGACTCTGGACTTAAGGCAAGGAAGAAAGAGTGGTGCCATCAATGGTACCGTGGCAGACAGGAAAACAAGCTCCCAGCACTAAACCAGATCCCTAACCCTGTACATCAGGGATCAGGGACTTCTGTCCCTAAGACTGCTCTAGTCACTGCAGCCCAGAGTACTATTTGACCCTGGGAGCCCCACTGAGACTGAGCCTTTGAAGGTTTTAAGATGAAGTACAACTGTACAGCAGAAATATATAGTAAATCAAATAAATGGCACAAGAGAACTAAAAAAAAACCCCTGGCCATCACAGCCCAAATGAGCGGCAGTAACCACTTCACAACTTCTTGAACTTCCCCTTCCCCACTTTTCATTCTACTTGTTTCTTCATATTCAGACCATTTTTTCCGTTGCTGCCAGTGGCAGTTCCATCCTCTTCCATCCCAACTTAACAAACCACACCGTCAAAATGAAGGGCAGTTCAAAACACCTGTTAGCTATGCCAGATAAAAGCTGACATTTCTGGCTTTTAATGTGAAAGTCAGGTGACCTGCTAAAGACAACTATCTGTTttgaaaatatgttctttttaacTTCTATGCAGCTCCTGGGAAGATAGCCCAGCCCTGCCATTCCACTCCTGGGAAGAAGATAGCCCAGCCCTGCCATTCCACTCAGGAGGCTGCCAGTTCCTCTCCAGGAGGCTCCTTTCTCCCTCATCTGCCTGTCCACAGGCTCCCCACATACCTGTGTGGTGGGATGCAGGGCACTGACACCACAGGTGCTGCTGCCCGCTTCTCTGCCAGGATCTTCCGTGCCTTCTTCATTTTGATCCGGGACTTGGCCTTGGCCTTCTTGACTTTCTCTGAGCTCCAGCTCTTaccctcatcttcctcctcatctTCATCCTCCTCACCCTCGCTGTGGGACAGGGCAGGCAGTCGGCGTGCTGAACCTGGAGGCGTGTGGATGTCGCAGTAGGCTGTCTTGCGGACACTGAAAGAGGTGCCATTGGCGCCTGTCTCCCGCACAGGCTCCATCTTCATGTAAAGGCCAGCCTGCTGGGCGCACGTCACATGAAAAGCTGTGTAACAGTTGGCCTTGTGGCACTGGATGCAGGCCCCTGAGCCCCGTTGTTTGCAAATGTAGCAGGTGAGCTTCCAGCGAGCTGGTGGGATGTGCTCAATGCTGTCAATAGGCTCTAGGAAGACCGTGTTGGCGAAGCAGACCTCAGGGATCCACAAGGCACACACCACATGGGCCCAGCGCCCGTCATCTGTCTGCTTGAAGGCACCGCCCTTGTTGGGGCACAGGGCACAATCCACAGCACGAGAGGGTGACTGCAGGCAACGGCGGCACAGCCACTGGCCCTCAGGGATATAGGGGACACCGTAGCACTCCTGGTGCACGGCCAGGTTGCACATGTCACAGAAGAGGATGACATTGCTGTTCTGGCACTCACCATCATTGCAGATACAGCAAACAGCATCCTCGTCCACTAGCGCATTAGGGTCGCCTTTATTATGACTCTCAAAGTACGACTCCTTCTCCAGTCGGTCCATTAGGTACTCAAAGATCTCCTGCGGGATGGGACTTACACCCTCTGTCTTCCGACGCTCATTCATGATATCCAGCCAGATGTAGTCCTCCTCGTCCATGTCATACTCTACTTCCTCGTCCAGCTCCTCTGCAGACTTCTCAATGTACCTACGGTACACACAGGGAGCTCAGCATCACATGGTTGAGATTTCCCTCCCTTAAAGACGAGGGGTCATTTGCcactgagcacttactctgtgcctaTGCCCTTCAGATGTGttgtctcatttcatcctcacctTAACTCCAGATATTATAGGTGTACTATCATCATTTCTATTTTGCTGAAAAGGAAAGCTAAGGCTTGGAAGGTTAATCACCTGGCCCCAGCTCACTTGTGagaaagtggtggagctgggatgtgAACCCAGGTCTGCCACTGCAAAGCTTATGTCCTAGCTGCTATATGTGACACCATTTTCTTGGGGTTGCAGAGGCTCAGCCAAGCCTCCTCTAAAAGGAGGAAGGTGGGGCAGCTAGTACCCCTTAGAGTGGTCCAGATGATGGTACGAAGAATCGAGGAAGAAGGAAGGTCACTGGATGTCATTGACAAATTACATATAAGTTGTTTTAGCACTGGTGGGCAGGGCCTCGACTAGAGCTGCCATGGGTCTTCTCTCAGCTGGTGTCAGCATCGGCTCAAGGCTCTGTCAAACTCTAGGTGCTATGTTTGTTCACTGGATAGCCTTGGGAGATAACAATTTTAATACCTAAGGTTTACTGAGGATttactatgagccaggcattgtgcgttaactattatatttattcttaCCACAGCCATAGAGTTAATATTCTtgtcctcattttgtagatgagaaaacttaaGCTTTGAGAAGTTAATCAAAACATAGATAGTTCACATAACAagggagtggcagaggcagaggcattCAGCCTCCAGCCCAGTGCTCTTAATGTCCAACCTGTATCACTTACTGTGCCAACAGGCCTGGAATTGAGGGCTGCTCTCGGTGCTTGTCACACAGAGAAGGTGCTCCTTGCCTGCCATGCTATAGGTGGCCTAGACTCTGGCACTGTAAACTACAGGGTACAAAGGAAAGAATGGGGCTTTAGCTTCTAAGCAAACCAGATttaaatcctgcctctgccatttTGTGACTTTTAGGACATCACTGCTGTACTAAACCTCAGTTTTATTGATGATAGAAGGAGGATAATACTACCTACTCACAAAGATACTGTCAGGATTATatggaattataaaaatgaataggCTACAAACTCTTggcctttacatttatttatatagtacCTTGCCCGGTGCCTACTACCCCATCAGGCTCCAGCAACCCCCAGCAGGCCCATGGAAGGAAGTGTGAGCACCTTGGTGTAAAATGCCACCTAACCACTAAGTCATGTGTGACCACATACAGACGTGTGCAAATATgcacatttatctttttattaaaaagttgttttaaaaaatgaatgagctaAGTCAAGTGGCACACAGCAGGCCCTAGAAAAACATTAGCTCCTGTTTCTCCTCTCATGTGGGAAACGGAACTTTGGCTGCTAGAGTGGGCTGGCAcacacaggctctggagccacaCTGCCTGGGTCCTAACAGAGGGCAAGTGAGCTAAGCTCCCTGAGCCTTGtttgttcatctgtaaagtggtgaTGCTAATCTGAACCTATTTCACACAGCtattgtgagcattaaatgagttaatgcaggtaaagtgcttaggacagtgcctggtgtgcagcaagcactcaataaatgttaacttattAGTTTTTGTATGGCCTTTACCCACCTTCCTAGCATTATAGTTGTACATGTGTCTAACTCCTCCATTACATGATAGAAGTGGGGATTGTGTCTGATTCACCATACAGATACAGGCACTCATCACTGTTCATTTGAAAGGCATTTTGGggtggaagggaggagagagactgAAACATTGCAGGAAGCAGATTCTTCCTTTTCAGCCCTTTACCTCTTCCCCAAGGTGACTGCAACCTCCCTATCTTTGAACAAGGGTATGACTCATAGATGGTGTGAACCATCTGGCTTCTTCCAAGCCTTGGCACTAGCTCTCTTCAGCACCAATTCTCACCCTTTTCTCTGCCATGACACACGTGACATTATGTGATGGTGCATAACACACTCCCACAGGCACCCAGATTACAGGCTGCGGTACAGATAAGGTAGGCTGCATGTCACGTATAATTCCTGGCACACCAGCTGACGTGccaccctctctctccccctcaaGGAGGCATATCAGAATGCAAGCAAGAGAAAGTGATGCTATTAGAGAGATGACCTCAAATCTTctcaatttatataaaaagtaaatcatTTCCAAAACTTGGGCAGTTTTACCAACAGTGGTAACAAATTCCATGCAATACACATCTCAGTTGTTTGCAGTGTACCTGCTGAGAACTGCTCCCCTGAAGAACAGATCTTCAGAAAGAGTGAAAGAGTGAATCTaagtggagggaggaagaaaagcagCTGaatgagctgggctgggctgcctgTTAGAGCAGAGAGAGCTCAAGGGCCATTGGGAGGGAGGGGAAGTCCAAAGAGGGGTCTGTGTGTTAGGAGTGGGGCAGAGGTGGGTAGGGCAGTCAGTgtgaacagaaaagagaaagactgtGGAAAGCCAGAAGGAAGTGGAGTTGGACTGAAAAGATGAAAGAATGGGAGAGGAAGCGGGAGATGGGCTTAAACTCAAACAGTAGAGAGAAGAAAGTGCTACAGACCATATTGCTTGTTTACAGATTTGCTTTTAAAGAACTGAGGtttaggccaggctcggtggctcatgcctgtaatcccagcactttgggaggctgaggcgggtagatcatgaggtcaggagatcgagaccatcctggccaacatagtgaaaccccatctctactaaaaactcaaaaattaactgggtgtggtggcacgtgcctgtaatcccagctacttgggaggctgaggcacgagaattgcttgaacccagtggaggttgcagtgagccgagatcgcgccactgcactccagcctggcaatagagcgagactccatctcaaaaaaaaaaaaaaaaaaaaaaaaaagaatggaggttTAACATCATGTGGACTGCACTTTTGGtaaaaaatgcttttcatataAAAGCTTTTATGACAAATCCTCCTCAGAGATCAGGCCTTCTAATTAGCTGACAACAAACTTACACTCTTGGTAAATTAACTCATCAGAATGCCTTTTTTGCCTTGGATGCCAACTTTCAGAGAGGTTTTACACTTGGTTTTAGTGCCATCCTTCAGCCAGGATTTCTCCATGTAGTTTTGCCACCACACTGCCCCCCACATCCCTTCATCTTTTACCTCATGTTAAAGAAAcaattaaatgacaaaaataaaagggCCACTGGAGGAGTATTAAATATTGCTTAAGTATAAAATATTGCTTAAACATGTTAAAGGACAGATGACAATAACAGAACAAATAGTGGGAGAATTACCTCTGCAGATTTACAAAGTGCTTTTAGTACCTTATGAAATCAGTGATCCTAGTCTTCTATCTTTAGGGAGACAGAGAAATACTGTATCTGCTCTGCAGATGGGGTCCTTAAAACGCCTTAAGTTGGACGCATTTCTCAAGGTCATGCAGTAAGGAAATGGAGAGGGCCAGGAATCAGAAACAGGATATTTTGCCACAGTGGAAACAGTACAGCTATGGAGTCAGagggacctgggtttgaatcccagttcagCTATCTACTGGCATGTGATTTTAGATAagtctggccaggcacagtggctcacgcctgtaatcccagcactttgggaggctgaggtgggtggatcacttgagtccaggaattcaagaccagcctaggcaacatggtgaaaccccggctctacaaaaaattaaaaaaactagctgggcatggtggcatgtgcctgtagttgcagctactcaggaggctgagtgggaggatcacttaagcacaGGAGGCAAAGttggggtgagccaagatcatgccactgcactccaggcagggtgacagagccaggccctgtctcaaaaaaaaaaaaaaaaaaaaaagataaatctggCGCCCTTTCTTGAccatagtttcctcatctgcgaaatgagaaaaatacctaCCCGAGAgttgtgagaataaaataaaggagtGGTGTGTGGCACTGTAGAGTAAGTGCCACCATCAGTGGCATACCATTCCACTCACTGCCCTGGCAAAATCAGTGTTCTTTCACTATTCTTTATTCCTGTCACTCTTCTATCTGTGCCTCTCACCTCTCTGGCTAGCGAGCCCTGCTTGACCAGTTTTCCAGAGCTGCAAGGTAGAGGTGGCCTTACCGGTAATAGGAAGTTGGCCGGGGTGGGGCATCAGGGGTGTCCTGTTCCAGCTCCCGATAGACCACCTCTGGCAGCTTGGGAGTGGTGCTTGCAGAAAcactgtggtggtggtgatggttggaGTCCTTGCGCTTCTCCTTATTCTTATGTTTGCCTGACTTGGGAGTAGCAGCTGGTGTCTCAGTGTTCTCCTTGTTGCTGCCATTCTCAGGGGCCTCCTCGGGGGCTTCCTCATCCTCTGACACCACATCCAGGTTGTCAAAGATGCTGATGCGGTGGACGCGGCCATGCAAGTCCACCTCCACCATGCGCTGGGCCTGTGCATAGCTCATCACCTCACGGCCTGGTGACTGTGAGACCTCTGAGGGGCTGGGTGACTGCTTGTTGGCTGGGCGTGACTGGCGCCCCTTCTTCTTGTGCTTGCGGAGTGGAGTCTGTTGTGGGGGTGGTGGGTTGTCGTGGTCATAGTGGTACAGGTGGTACTCAATACCACTGTAACTCTTGTAGACCTTTCGGCAGGTCTCCACCGGGCACTCGTATGGTGGCTTAGTCGCCCGCAAGTTGTGGCAGAAAGTCTTCACATCAAAGTCCACCCCCATGCTGTCACATCTAGAATACACAGATCAGTTCCCATAGGCTGGGGATGAGTTCCTGGACATTTGCACCAGAGACCCCAGTCTTTCTAGTCCTCCCCCTCACTTGGAGTCACCAGGTTCTGACCAGCCTACCTCTACAGTGTCTCCAAATGCCATCTCCTCCACCATAGCCCAGATCTGGGCCCTCATCACCTCTTGCCTGGTTATCCTGCCCTATGTCACAACTTCTCTAGCCCAATCTCACATCATGTAGGAGAATGATCTTTCTACCAGGTAGTAATAATCATGACAGTCTCTTCATTAAAAGCCTCCTGATGCTCTCCAGTTCCTTCAAGATAATATCCCAAATTCTCTATGATGCCATTCAAAGAGCTCCTTTCACTGTCTGGCCCTTGTCCTCCTTTCCAGATTCTTTTTACAAGTTACAGCTGTTTTTGTCTACACAGGGGAACCTGCCATTCCCTGAATGTTATAATCTCTCATTCCTGCAAAATGATCTCTATTTGGAATGCCCTCCATACTTTCTGGTTGGTGGgctcctactcattcttcaaaaatccagctcaaatgtcacttctgaCACAACTTCTCTGACTCTCCCATGGGGAGCTGtttccacagcattccattctcACCTCTACCACAGCACCTGACATACTGAAAGTTGTCTCCCCTCTGGACTGGGAGCTGTGTAGTAAGGGCACCAGAGCCTATCCACCTCTGTATCCCCAGTACCTAGCATGCACTGGATATTCAGTTTTTGGCGAACGAATGAATGACCTGTTGAATGAATAGCTGAATGAGGGGATCACCAGATTGAGAGCTCAGATGGGATGAAGGCCATGTAGAAAGCTGAATGGGTGGCTAATGCTTTAGCGTTGGA encodes the following:
- the BRPF1 gene encoding peregrin isoform X3, yielding MGVDFDVKTFCHNLRATKPPYECPVETCRKVYKSYSGIEYHLYHYDHDNPPPPQQTPLRKHKKKGRQSRPANKQSPSPSEVSQSPGREVMSYAQAQRMVEVDLHGRVHRISIFDNLDVVSEDEEAPEEAPENGSNKENTETPAATPKSGKHKNKEKRKDSNHHHHHSVSASTTPKLPEVVYRELEQDTPDAPPRPTSYYRYIEKSAEELDEEVEYDMDEEDYIWLDIMNERRKTEGVSPIPQEIFEYLMDRLEKESYFESHNKGDPNALVDEDAVCCICNDGECQNSNVILFCDMCNLAVHQECYGVPYIPEGQWLCRRCLQSPSRAVDCALCPNKGGAFKQTDDGRWAHVVCALWIPEVCFANTVFLEPIDSIEHIPPARWKLTCYICKQRGSGACIQCHKANCYTAFHVTCAQQAGLYMKMEPVRETGANGTSFSVRKTAYCDIHTPPGSARRLPALSHSEGEEDEDEEEDEGKSWSSEKVKKAKAKSRIKMKKARKILAEKRAAAPVVSVPCIPPHRLSKITNRLTIQRKSQFMQRLHSYWTLKRQSRNGVPLLRRLQTHLQSQRNCDQVGRDSEDKNWALKEQLKSWQRLRHDLERARLLVELIRKREKLKRETIKVQQIAMEMQLTPFLILLRKTLEQLQEKDTGNIFSEPVPLSEVPDYLDHIKKPMDFFTMKQNLEAYRYLNFDDFEEDFNLIVSNCLKYNAKDTIFYRAAVRLREQGGAVLRQARRQAEKMGIDFETGMHIPHSLAGDEATHHTEDAAEEERLVLLENQKHLPVEEQLKLLLERLDEVNASKQSVGRSRRAKMIKKEMTALRRKLAHQRETGRDGPERHGPSGRGSLTPHPAACDKDGQTDSAAEESSSQETSKGLGPNMSSTPAHEVGRRTSVLFSKKNPKTAGPPKRPGRPPKNRESQMTPSHGGSPVGPPQLPIMSSLRQRKRGRSPRPSSSSDSDSDKSTEDPPMDLPANGFSGGNQPVKKSFLVYRNDCSLPRSSSDSESSSSSSSSAASDRTSTTPSKQGRGKPSFSRGTFPEDSSEDTSGTENEAYSVGTGRGVGHSSKFPCPRPGMLGTQCQGLASPPAADPPPLPHSCEVVRKSLGRGAGWLSEDEDSPLDALDLVWAKCRGYPSYPALIIDPKMPREGMFHHGVPIPVPPLEVLKLGEQMTQEAREHLYLVLFFDNKRTWQWLPRTKLVPLGVNQDLDKEKMLEGRKSNIRKSVQIAYHRALQHRSKVQGEQSSETSDSD
- the BRPF1 gene encoding peregrin isoform X1, whose protein sequence is MGVDFDVKTFCHNLRATKPPYECPVETCRKVYKSYSGIEYHLYHYDHDNPPPPQQTPLRKHKKKGRQSRPANKQSPSPSEVSQSPGREVMSYAQAQRMVEVDLHGRVHRISIFDNLDVVSEDEEAPEEAPENGSNKENTETPAATPKSGKHKNKEKRKDSNHHHHHSVSASTTPKLPEVVYRELEQDTPDAPPRPTSYYRYIEKSAEELDEEVEYDMDEEDYIWLDIMNERRKTEGVSPIPQEIFEYLMDRLEKESYFESHNKGDPNALVDEDAVCCICNDGECQNSNVILFCDMCNLAVHQECYGVPYIPEGQWLCRRCLQSPSRAVDCALCPNKGGAFKQTDDGRWAHVVCALWIPEVCFANTVFLEPIDSIEHIPPARWKLTCYICKQRGSGACIQCHKANCYTAFHVTCAQQAGLYMKMEPVRETGANGTSFSVRKTAYCDIHTPPGSARRLPALSHSEGEEDEDEEEDEGKSWSSEKVKKAKAKSRIKMKKARKILAEKRAAAPVVSVPCIPPHRLSKITNRLTIQRKSQFMQRLHSYWTLKRQSRNGVPLLRRLQTHLQSQRNCDQVGRDSEDKNWALKEQLKSWQRLRHDLERARLLVELIRKREKLKRETIKVQQIAMEMQLTPFLILLRKTLEQLQEKDTGNIFSEPVPLSEVTELDEVPDYLDHIKKPMDFFTMKQNLEAYRYLNFDDFEEDFNLIVSNCLKYNAKDTIFYRAAVRLREQGGAVLRQARRQAEKMGIDFETGMHIPHSLAGDEATHHTEDAAEEERLVLLENQKHLPVEEQLKLLLERLDEVNASKQSVGRSRRAKMIKKEMTALRRKLAHQRETGRDGPERHGPSGRGSLTPHPAACDKDGQTDSAAEESSSQETSKGLGPNMSSTPAHEVGRRTSVLFSKKNPKTAGPPKRPGRPPKNRESQMTPSHGGSPVGPPQLPIMSSLRQRKRGRSPRPSSSSDSDSDKSTEDPPMDLPANGFSGGNQPVKKSFLVYRNDCSLPRSSSDSESSSSSSSSAASDRTSTTPSKQGRGKPSFSRGTFPEDSSEDTSGTENEAYSVGTGRGVGHSSKFPCPRPGMLGTQCQGLASPPAADPPPLPHSCEVVRKSLGRGAGWLSEDEDSPLDALDLVWAKCRGYPSYPALIIDPKMPREGMFHHGVPIPVPPLEVLKLGEQMTQEAREHLYLVLFFDNKRTWQWLPRTKLVPLGVNQDLDKEKMLEGRKSNIRKSVQIAYHRALQHRSKVQGEQSSETSDSD